A window of the Polaribacter sp. HaHaR_3_91 genome harbors these coding sequences:
- a CDS encoding PA14 domain-containing protein, producing MINLLTKKKLFRLNKTHVLWVLFLISINSFSQFLNSSFEDNTTNIAFTTPNTNNSIWSDQNLTEIISNNKKNNVPFIDQPNVSNRLNETGLPYLAKSINSEKTSKYRITNIAMVDTDNDGVDDVTDIDDDNDGILDVNEVDTSCVTAIDGRLNYEFYDSVPSNSTVDNIPTTGAAGTGTVTEFNVDALFAIVTPGDGNTFSVRYTGFINIETSETYTFYTNSDDGSKLFIDDTQIVNNDGDHGSRERNGNISLLPGLHSITVLFYEDGGGESLTVQYSTNTIPKASIPFSKLSSAPICNNDLDGDTVPNSLDLDSDNDGIPDNIEAQTTTGYIAPSGIDSDNDGLDNAYDATPNGNSDGSGSLGLTAINTDKNATSGADLDSDFLDLDSDGDGLFDVVESGSNLPNDSAGKVTETVGTNGLVDTIETGNTDNLYTDVNGGYDDTQTDNFTDTDGDVNSSIGDVDYRDITVNTDIDNDGIPDSIDADSDNDGILDSIEDGNCDISEKEEVIVISSEDFGTSSTRTTNNNVENHSYSSTGAIPDGSYAVVSSLTTGLQTYNRTDANGNIDANIDQFTGPAGGSTNGRYLAINMINQGNTEFYRQSLTNLIIGTDYRFRLDLAGLCNGCSDKPIFRLEVQDASGATTQTISSPAAGEPNDDIWRRVSLNFTATKTNLDIVIFNDQPNGSAGNDVGVDNIVFATLKCPASFVDPDGDGFPNSLDLDSDNDGIPDVIESGGTDVNRDGKADGTPNASNGIPSSAGTGNTPTNTDGDTAADYLDLDADNDGIPDNIEAQTTKDYVTPSGSGAGIADLNNNGVDDLYESGAIIGLNPTNTDTDTIPDYLDLDADGDGIFDVIESGTGLPNDGNGVSTGTFGINGLNDLAETGNTDLGYTDVNGIFDNTQMDNFTDIDEDVLTFGDVDYRDISDDGIAMITQVYQFDNERWIEVTNINKTKSIAANLIQIQLYVDRTGTQTTAPNAFYTFPNILAAGKSILLKSTNNTITNFDNSAPRVITNDVITNFVGANDMITLSSANDDSSYQNRYDVIEAFADKTSHVRIDETLTYNKDYDAAEWVVFIDDAILPYQTVGNTAITGVKRHPQDPLISEITTSNTAANTLLGLHNIDITTSNSASNTWTNGYPDRSRSVIIDQDFEQTNNRLSARKLKVDATKKLTVTDQLLVVTNDITLDGNIRLAGTSQLVQTHTTGTKISGNGSLLVDQNSEIPSLYRYGYMSSPVNSSGTTYTVEDVLKDGTDPTTPKDITFVSGFDGSFTSTGISLADYWIYTYAPASNGRANWVQQFKNGVINRADGYIFKGPGRAQNYTFIGTPNDGGFDTALPIGAGDDYLVGNPFPSAMNARKFIEDNLATTTGTLYLWEHKESANGEGNGIDGHVFGGYVGGYATINLGGTAAASSNVPDNNDNGTSGTGDASYSYTSPLPYIAIGQGFFIEGDETTGGIVNFNNSQRAYVTEGPESVFFKANKKTNTTTTDLLPLIKLGFEYKNTDELNIHHQITVTFQETNSFAFNKGYDSEVYETGKTDMYWKFPNDDKNYVIAGVQEISNELEVPLEVIVDYSGQVNIMVDETENVTRDIYITDKLTGTSYNVTDNKITLTLNKGIYTDRFVLAFSESNVLGLDDDVLSAFTNIYADNENHKIVISKNNEVEINKVELFDILGKKVNTWKIKEQKDTYQLEIKKQIPTGIYIVKMNTDKGIINKKIMI from the coding sequence ATGATTAACCTCCTAACCAAAAAGAAATTGTTTCGTTTAAACAAAACACACGTCTTATGGGTTCTTTTTCTAATATCAATAAATAGTTTCTCACAGTTTTTAAATAGTAGTTTTGAAGACAATACTACTAACATTGCATTTACAACTCCTAACACGAATAATTCAATTTGGAGTGATCAAAATTTAACAGAAATTATTTCTAATAATAAAAAGAACAATGTTCCTTTTATTGATCAACCTAATGTATCAAATAGATTAAACGAAACAGGTTTACCTTATTTAGCAAAAAGTATCAATTCTGAAAAAACATCAAAATATAGAATTACTAATATCGCTATGGTAGATACAGACAATGATGGTGTAGATGATGTTACAGATATTGATGATGATAACGATGGTATTTTAGATGTTAATGAAGTTGATACTTCTTGTGTAACCGCTATTGATGGTCGTTTAAATTATGAATTTTACGATAGCGTTCCATCTAATTCTACTGTAGACAACATTCCAACAACAGGAGCAGCAGGAACAGGCACCGTTACAGAATTTAATGTAGATGCCTTATTTGCAATAGTTACTCCTGGAGATGGAAATACATTTAGTGTACGATATACTGGTTTTATAAATATTGAAACCTCAGAAACATACACTTTCTATACAAACTCAGATGATGGTTCTAAATTATTTATAGATGATACACAAATTGTAAATAATGACGGAGATCATGGTTCCAGAGAAAGAAATGGTAACATTTCTTTATTACCAGGCTTACATAGTATCACTGTACTCTTTTACGAAGATGGTGGTGGAGAATCTCTTACCGTTCAATACTCAACCAACACAATACCTAAGGCTAGCATCCCTTTTTCTAAACTATCTTCAGCTCCTATTTGTAACAATGACTTAGATGGAGATACTGTTCCTAATTCGCTAGATTTAGATTCAGATAACGATGGTATTCCAGATAATATTGAAGCCCAAACAACTACAGGTTATATAGCACCTTCAGGAATCGATTCAGACAATGATGGTTTAGATAATGCTTATGATGCAACCCCTAACGGTAATTCAGACGGATCAGGTTCTTTAGGATTAACTGCTATTAACACAGATAAAAATGCTACTTCTGGTGCAGATCTAGACTCAGATTTTTTAGACTTAGACTCTGATGGAGATGGTTTATTTGACGTAGTAGAATCTGGCAGTAATTTACCCAACGATAGTGCAGGTAAAGTTACAGAAACCGTTGGTACAAATGGACTTGTAGATACCATTGAAACAGGAAATACAGATAATTTATACACAGATGTAAACGGAGGATATGATGATACACAAACAGATAACTTTACAGATACAGACGGAGATGTTAACTCTTCTATAGGTGATGTAGATTATAGAGATATAACCGTAAATACAGATATAGACAATGATGGAATACCAGATTCTATAGACGCAGATAGCGACAATGACGGTATTTTAGATAGTATCGAAGATGGAAATTGTGACATTTCTGAAAAAGAAGAAGTAATTGTAATTTCTAGTGAAGATTTTGGAACAAGCTCTACAAGAACAACAAATAATAATGTAGAAAACCATTCTTACAGTAGTACTGGTGCTATACCAGATGGCTCTTACGCAGTAGTTTCATCACTTACTACAGGTCTTCAAACCTACAATCGTACAGATGCTAACGGAAATATAGACGCAAATATAGATCAGTTTACGGGACCTGCTGGTGGCTCTACAAACGGAAGGTATTTAGCTATAAATATGATTAATCAAGGTAATACCGAGTTTTATCGTCAGTCTTTAACCAATTTAATTATTGGAACAGACTATAGGTTTAGACTAGATTTAGCGGGTTTATGTAACGGATGTAGTGACAAGCCAATTTTTAGATTGGAAGTACAAGATGCTTCAGGAGCAACAACACAAACTATATCATCACCAGCTGCGGGAGAACCTAATGACGATATTTGGAGAAGAGTCTCTTTAAACTTTACTGCAACAAAAACCAATTTAGATATCGTAATTTTTAACGACCAACCTAATGGTTCTGCAGGTAATGATGTTGGTGTAGATAATATTGTTTTTGCTACTTTAAAATGCCCTGCTAGCTTTGTTGATCCAGATGGAGATGGCTTTCCTAACTCATTAGATTTAGATTCAGATAATGATGGTATTCCAGATGTTATAGAGTCTGGAGGTACAGATGTAAATAGAGATGGAAAAGCAGATGGTACCCCTAATGCCAGTAATGGAATTCCAAGTTCTGCCGGTACAGGTAATACTCCAACGAATACAGATGGAGATACTGCTGCAGATTACTTAGATTTAGACGCAGATAATGATGGTATACCAGACAATATAGAAGCGCAAACAACTAAAGACTACGTAACACCAAGTGGTTCTGGTGCAGGAATAGCAGATCTAAATAACAACGGTGTAGATGATCTTTATGAATCTGGAGCTATTATTGGTCTAAACCCAACAAACACAGACACAGATACTATACCAGATTATTTAGATTTAGACGCTGATGGTGATGGAATATTTGATGTTATAGAATCTGGTACAGGTTTACCAAATGATGGTAACGGAGTATCTACAGGTACTTTTGGTATTAATGGTTTAAATGACCTTGCAGAAACGGGTAACACAGATTTAGGTTATACCGATGTAAATGGTATTTTTGACAATACACAAATGGATAATTTTACAGATATTGATGAAGATGTATTAACGTTTGGAGATGTAGATTACAGAGATATTTCTGATGATGGAATTGCCATGATAACACAAGTATATCAATTTGATAATGAAAGATGGATCGAAGTAACAAACATTAACAAAACCAAAAGTATTGCTGCTAACCTTATTCAAATTCAACTATATGTAGATAGAACAGGGACTCAAACAACTGCACCAAATGCTTTTTATACATTTCCAAATATATTAGCTGCTGGTAAATCTATATTATTAAAAAGCACAAATAATACAATTACTAATTTTGATAACTCAGCCCCAAGGGTTATTACTAACGATGTAATAACCAACTTTGTTGGCGCTAATGATATGATTACCTTATCATCAGCTAACGATGATTCTTCTTACCAAAATAGATATGATGTTATAGAAGCATTTGCAGATAAGACATCGCATGTAAGAATAGATGAAACATTAACCTATAATAAAGACTACGACGCTGCGGAATGGGTAGTATTTATAGATGATGCTATTTTACCTTATCAAACGGTTGGTAACACTGCAATTACGGGAGTTAAAAGACATCCTCAAGATCCTTTAATATCAGAAATAACAACATCTAATACAGCAGCAAACACTTTATTGGGTTTACATAACATAGATATTACCACATCTAATTCTGCTAGTAATACTTGGACTAATGGTTATCCAGATAGATCTCGTTCTGTTATAATTGATCAAGATTTTGAACAGACCAATAATAGATTAAGTGCAAGAAAACTAAAAGTAGATGCAACTAAAAAACTAACAGTAACAGATCAATTATTAGTAGTTACTAATGATATTACTTTAGACGGAAACATTCGTCTAGCAGGTACATCACAATTAGTACAAACACATACAACTGGCACTAAAATATCTGGTAATGGAAGCCTTTTAGTAGATCAAAACTCAGAAATACCAAGTTTATACAGATATGGTTATATGAGCTCTCCGGTAAACTCATCTGGTACTACTTATACAGTAGAAGATGTATTAAAAGATGGTACAGACCCTACAACCCCAAAAGACATTACGTTTGTTTCTGGTTTTGATGGTTCTTTTACTTCAACAGGTATTTCATTAGCTGATTATTGGATATATACCTACGCTCCTGCTTCTAACGGTAGAGCTAATTGGGTACAACAATTTAAAAATGGTGTTATTAATAGAGCTGACGGTTATATTTTTAAAGGTCCAGGAAGAGCTCAAAACTACACTTTTATAGGTACACCAAATGATGGTGGTTTTGACACGGCACTTCCTATAGGCGCAGGAGATGATTACTTAGTTGGTAACCCTTTCCCTTCTGCAATGAATGCCAGAAAATTTATAGAAGATAATTTAGCCACAACCACCGGAACACTTTATTTATGGGAACATAAAGAAAGTGCTAACGGAGAAGGAAACGGAATTGACGGACATGTATTTGGAGGATATGTAGGAGGATACGCAACTATAAACCTTGGTGGTACAGCGGCTGCAAGCAGTAATGTTCCAGATAATAATGATAATGGTACTTCTGGCACTGGTGATGCTTCTTATTCTTATACTTCTCCCCTACCATATATAGCAATAGGGCAAGGTTTCTTTATAGAAGGAGACGAAACTACAGGCGGAATCGTTAACTTTAACAATAGCCAAAGAGCCTATGTTACCGAAGGGCCAGAATCTGTATTTTTTAAAGCAAACAAAAAAACAAATACAACTACTACAGATTTATTACCATTAATAAAATTAGGGTTTGAATATAAAAATACTGATGAACTAAATATCCACCATCAAATTACAGTTACTTTTCAAGAAACAAATTCTTTTGCTTTTAACAAAGGATATGACTCGGAAGTATATGAAACTGGTAAAACAGATATGTATTGGAAATTCCCTAATGATGATAAAAACTATGTAATTGCTGGTGTTCAAGAAATCTCTAACGAGTTAGAAGTTCCTTTAGAAGTAATTGTTGATTATTCTGGACAAGTGAATATAATGGTAGATGAAACTGAAAATGTAACTAGAGATATTTACATTACAGATAAACTTACCGGAACTTCTTATAATGTTACAGATAACAAAATCACTTTAACTTTAAATAAAGGAATTTATACAGATCGTTTTGTACTTGCTTTTTCAGAGAGTAACGTATTAGGTTTAGATGATGATGTTTTATCTGCCTTTACAAATATTTATGCAGACAATGAAAACCATAAAATTGTAATTTCTAAAAATAATGAAGTAGAAATTAATAAGGTAGAGTTGTTTGATATTCTTGGTAAAAAAGTAAATACCTGGAAAATTAAAGAACAAAAAGATACGTATCAATTAGAAATCAAAAAACAAATACCAACGGGTATTTACATTGTAAAAATGAATACAGATAAAGGTATTATTAACAAAAAGATTATGATATAA